The segment CACCATGGCTACTCCCTTAGGGCACCCAGGCTGGGCCCTTCCACAAAATAGCGCTGGAAGAACATGAAAAGCACCAGGACCGGGATCATGGAGAAGAACCCCCCTGCCAGGATCAGCCCCCAGTCTCCCACTTGACCGTAGGCGTTGCGAAAGGAAAGAAGACCTAAGGGCAACGTGTAGATGTCCCGGGGGCTGGTGAGGACCACAAAAGGCCAGAAGAACTCGTTCCAAGCTCCCTGGAAGGTCAGGATCGCCAGAGCTCCCAGAGCGGGAGTGGACATGGGCAACACAATGCGGAACAGGATCTGCACCGGAGTGGCCCCATCAATAAGGGCTGCTTCTTCTACCTCCCGAGGGATGGACTCGAAGAACTGCCTCATGATAAAGACAGCTCCCGCACCCACCAATCCGGATAGGACCAAACCGGTATAGGTGTTGAGGAGGGTATCCACGCCAAAAACCTTAGAAAGGCCGAATATCCCGTCCCGCAGGACCAGGTAGTTGGAAATAAAGGTCACCTGTGCCGGCACCATCATGGAAAAGAGCATGAACAAAAAGAGAGCCTGCTTGCCGGGAAATCGCAGCCTGGCCAGGGCGTAGCCCGCCATCGAGGCGAACACCAAGGTGGTCAGAACCTTCACCGAGGCAAGGAGGAAGGAATTCAACGTCCAGCGGAGGAAGAGGCTTTCTCCTGTTTCCAGACTCCGGGTTTCCCGGAAGGCCCGCACGTAGTTGTGAAAGACATAGCCCAGAAGCCCAGGAGCAACGTTATCCCAACTGGCCACC is part of the Thermus caldilimi genome and harbors:
- a CDS encoding carbohydrate ABC transporter permease; translated protein: MAPLRIWTRLAWVYGLLLAFGVFFIGPFVMGFLASLKANPLEWPFTLRFAQVNPKNWTAAWQLGWEGAGNPWLGGMAPGRSLVFDVAYFSPGGQEPEVLAVIPRRRPGAGMGAVFETPYATDYVHLEGPELVEVRAATLGDQEGTVFRYRLRLVYPGKGPFLERVPLDLETPRGVVLVGATLDPTRLERRGRVASWDNVAPGLLGYVFHNYVRAFRETRSLETGESLFLRWTLNSFLLASVKVLTTLVFASMAGYALARLRFPGKQALFLFMLFSMMVPAQVTFISNYLVLRDGIFGLSKVFGVDTLLNTYTGLVLSGLVGAGAVFIMRQFFESIPREVEEAALIDGATPVQILFRIVLPMSTPALGALAILTFQGAWNEFFWPFVVLTSPRDIYTLPLGLLSFRNAYGQVGDWGLILAGGFFSMIPVLVLFMFFQRYFVEGPSLGALRE